The genomic segment CTCGAGCGTGAGGCGTTCCTGCGCTTACTTGGCACAGCGAAGACGCAGGAGCGCATTGTCTATATGCTCGAAAATGGCAAGCCGTTGCGAAACTAGAGAGGCGGCACGAACCATGCGTGAAGCAGTCATTTTGAGTGCAGTCCGGAGCCCGGTGGCCCGCGGCAAGCCAGATGGCGCACTTGCCCATGTCCACCCGGTTGATTTGTCAGCTGCGGTTATGCGTGCAGCAGTCGAACGTGCTGGTGTTGATCCTGGCAAGCTCGACGATGTGCTCTGGGGTTGCGCCATGCCCGAGGCCTCTCAGGGGCTCAATGTTGCTCGGCTCTCCATCTTGCGCGCCGGTTTCCCGACAAGTGTCCCAGGTGCCACAGTCAATCGATTCTGCTCAAGTGGACTACAGACCATTGCGATGGCGGCCCAGTCGATTATGACTGGTATGGCTGACCTTGTTCTTGCTGGCGGCGTTGAGATGATGAGCCAGATGCCGATGTCGGGCTACCATACGCGCATTCACCCTGAGCTTACCGAGGCGTACATCGGCATGGGCTTCACTGCGGAGCGCGTTGCTGAGCGCTGGGGCATCCCTCGGGAAGAGCAAGATGCGTACGCGCTTGAGAGCCATCGCAAAGCAGCGCAGGCGTGGGATGCTGGCCTCTTCGATGACGAAATCGTGCCGATTCCAGTTGGCACGGATGGCGATGGCCAGACCCGCTGGTTTACCCGTGATGAAACGATTCGACCTGATACGTCACTTGAAAAGCTAGCGGCCCTGCGGCCAGCCTTCAAGGTCAATGGCACGGTCACTGCTGGTAACTCTAGCCCCTATTCTGATGGCGCGGCTGCCGTTGTCCTCGCCAGCCGCGAATTTGCCGAAGCCCATGGCCTGCAACCACTTGCGCGCTTCGTTACCTTCGCGGTGGCTGGCGTTGATCCAGACATTATGGGCATTGGTCCTGCCCGGGCAATCCCGAAGGCGCTTGCGCGTGCTGGCATTGATCTTGATGACCTCAAACGTATTGAGCTGAACGAAGCCTTTGCTGCCCAGGTGCTCGCTGTCATTAAGGAAGCGGAATTGCCACGCGAGCGTCTCAATATCCAAGGCGGGGCAATCGCGCTCGGCCATCCACTCGGCGCGACTGGTGCGAAGCTGACGGCGACGCTTGTCCATGCTCTCCGCCGTGAAGGTGGTGGCTACGGCATGGTCACGATGTGCATTGGCGGTGGAATGGGTGCCGCGGGCATCTTTGAAGTCTTTGCCAATGGCAAGGCCTCACGGTAGTGCGCGCAAGGAAAGGAAGGGTTGCCATGGATTTCCAGTTGACACCGGAACAGCAAGCGCTTCGTGATCGCGCTCGAGCCTTTGCCGAACGGGAGATTTTGCCAGTCGCTGCCAAATATGACCGCGAAGAGGCCCATCCGCACGAAGTGATCCTTCGTGCTCGTGCTGAAGGGCTGACAGAACTTGGCATCCCGCGTGAATATGGTGGCCCAGGCCTTGGCGCGCTTGACGTTGCGATCGTCAGCGAGCAGTTCGCTTGGGCATGCCCAGGCATGGCGACGGCGCTCGGCATGAACGGCCTGGCGGCTGAACCGATCATCATCGCTGGCACGGAGGAACAGAAGCGCCGCTGGTTGCCTCGCTTAACCCAAGGCGAATATGCAAGCTATGCTGTCACGGAGCCCGATGCGGGATCTGACGTTGCCAGTATGACGACCCGTGCTGAACGCCGTGGCGACCACTATGTCATTAACGGCGTAAAGCGCTGGATTGGCAATGCCCCGCACGCAAACTTCATGGTGGTCTTTGCCAAGACTGATCCATCGGCTGGCCATCGGGGTATCAGTGCCTTCATTGTCGAGCGGGATACGCCTGGTATTGAAGTGCGCAAGTTGCACAAATTCGGTCAGCGTGCCGTGCAGAATGGCGAGATTACCTTTACTGATGTCGTGGTGCCTGCTGAAAACCGTCTCGGGAACGAGGGCGATGGCTTCCTGATCGCGATGAAAGTCTTTGACCGCACCCGTCCGATGGTCGCGGCATTTGGTGTTGGTGTGATCCAGCGTTGCCTCGATGAATCGCTGCGATATGCCCTCCAGCGGCGCACGATGGGCCAGCCGATCATCCAACATCAGGCTGTTGGTCATAAGATTGCGGAGATGCAAATCCGTCTCAATGCCGCTCGGTGGCTCACCTATCACGCTGCCTGGCTTGCTGACCAAGGGCAGCGCAATACGCTCGAGGCTGCCCTTGCGAAGGCGTTCGCTGCTGATAGTGCAATGTGGGCCGCAACGGAGGCAATGCAAATCTTTGGTGGGAACAGTTACAGCATCGATTACCCGATCGAGAAGATTTTCCGCGACACCAAGCTCTTGCAAATCTACGAGGGTACAAGCGAGATCCAGCGCAACATTATCGTGCGGGAGCTTGCCAAAGCGGCAATCGCAGCAGCGACAGCCGCTGCGGGTGTGCCAGCCTTCTAGTGTGGCGCGCGGTGCGCTTGCGGAACACTGAGAGCACGCAACCGTTGGAGAGGAGCCTGGCAATGTTACGCGGACTCATGATGGACTATCAACTCACCCTTCCTGCCATGCTTCGACGAGCCGAAACATTCTTCCCCCATAAGGAAATCGTCACCCGGCTCCCCAACAAGGAGCTATTCCGCTATACCTACGCCGATATGGCGCGCCGCACAAAGCAACTTGCGCTTGCACTGCAACGCCTTGGTGTCCAGGAGGGTGATCGAGTTGCGACACTCTGTTGGAACCATCATCAGCATCTCGAAGCCTACTTCGGTATCCCAGCGACGGGTGCGGTGCTGCATACCCTTAACCTACGCCTGCCGCCCGACGACTTAGCCTATATCATCAATCACGCCGAAGATCGCGTGATCTTAGTTGACCAAATCTTGTTGCCGGTTTTCGAGCGCGTGCGCGACCGCGTTCAACCTGAGCATGTCATTGTCGTCGGCGCCGCTGGCCCAGTGCCCGAGGGAATGCTCGACTATGAGCAGTTGCTCGCAGCTGAAGACCCCAATGCGTTCACCTATCGTGAGTTGAACGAGTGGCAAGCTGCAGCCATGTGTTATACCTCGGGCACGACCGGGCGGCCAAAGGGCGTTCTCTACTCGCACCGTGCCATTGTGCTCCATTCGCTGGTCAGTGCCTTGCCTGACTGTACTGCTCTCTCAGAATCAGATGTGTTAATGCCCGTTGTGCCAATGTTCCATGTGAATGCCTGGGGGATGCCCTTCACAGCTACCATGCTCGGTGCCAAGCAGGTCTTCCCAGGTCCTCACCTCGATCCCCAGAGCTTGGCTGAGTTGATCCATCAGGAGCGTGTCACGTTCACCGCTGGTGTGCCAACGATCTGGCTCGGCTTGCTGCAGTTCCTTGACAAGCATCCTGGCGAGTATGACCTCTCAAGCTTGCGAGCTATTACATCGGGTGGTCAGGCCGCGCCCGAGGCCATGATTCGGGGGTTCCAGGAACGGCATGGGATTCATGTCTACACTGGCTGGGGCATGACCGAGACAACGCCGATTGGCTTGCTCGTTGGGCAAACGAAGGAGTTGCTTGAACGGCCACTCGATGAGCAGTATCGCTATCGCGCGAAGGCTGGTCGACCGTTGCCCTTCTTTGAAGTGCGCATTCGCAATGAGAACGGTATTGCTCCGTGGGATGGCAAGACCATGGGTGAGCTGGAGGTGCGCGCTCCATGGGTTGCCAGCGCGTACTACAACTACCCTGAAGGTGCTAGCTCCTTTACTGAGGATGGATGGTTGCGCACAGGCGACATTGCGACGATCGATCCCGAGGGCTGGGTTGAAATCCAGGATCGGGCGAAGGATGTGGTCAAGTCCGGTGGCGAGTGGATCAGCTCAGTGCGTCTTGAGAATGCACTCATGGCGCATCCCGCAGTTGCCGAAGCTGCTGTCGTGCCGGCCGAGCATCCCAAGTGGCTCGAGCGGCCGATCGCGCTGGTGGTGCTCAAGGAAGGCCAGCACGCTACTCCGGAAGAGTTGCGCGCGTTCCTTGAACAGCAGTTCCCACGCTGGTGGTTGCCGGATGCCTTCATCTTCGTCCCTGAGATTCCGAAGACCTCGACCGGCAAATTCCTGAAGGCTGCTTTGCGTGACCAGTATCGCAAGTATCTGATTGAATCAGGGTTGGCTGTTACGCCCTCGTCCGAATAGCCAGCCGTTGTCGCTGACGCTCGACCATGCAGGAATGAGATCGGCGCCGGGGCTGACCAGTACTGCCGCCCCGGCGCCGGTGCGCATGGTGTATGGCTAACTGCGCTCACGGCCAACTTCATAGTGCACGTTGCGTGCCTCGAAGAAGTTGACCAGTTCTGGTACATCAAGCTGGGTGGCCATCCACTTGAGTGGGTTAGGATTGCCAAACGCGGCCGGGAGCCCGAGTTCCTCGAGACGCCGGTCAGCCACGTAACGAACGTAGCCGTTGAGCGCGTCGGCGCTGAGCCCGATGATCGGCTGCGGCAGGACTGCGCGGTTATACCGCTCTTCGAGTTCCACTGCCTCGAGAATGAGCTGCTGGACGGTTTGTGCAAATGCTGGCGTCATAATCTCTGGATGCTCTTCGAGTAATGTTGTGATCAGGTGGATGCCGAACGAAAGATGCAGGCTCTCGTCCTTCAACACCCAATCGACGATACTGCACAGCCCGCGTAGCAGGTTTCGCTGTCGGAAGGCCAGTGCCAGCGCAAAGCCTGAATAGAAGAAAATTCCTTCCAGCACAACGAAGAAACCGATGAGGTTATGGCACAATCGCTGCACACCTTCGACTGTCGAAATGTCCGGCTCAACAAGCCATCCTTCGATTAGCCGACGCTGGAACGCCTCCTTGGCAGCGACATCGGGGTGATCGGTATGAAGCGCGAAGACCCGCGCTCGGTCGACTGGCAACGTCTTGATGACATATTCAAATGCCATAGTGTGGTTCGCTTCTTCCCAGGCCTGGCGCGCGAGGTAGAGCCGTACTTCCGGTGCCGTGATTGGCCGGTAGAGCGAGAGGAGCAGGTTCGTCGTAACGAGCGATTCCATGGGATTGAAGAAGCCCAAGAACATCTCGACCGCTCGTCGCTCTTCATCGCTGAGTCGCTCGTGCCAGTCACGCACGTCATCATGGAGCGGGACTTCCTCCGGGAACCAGGTATTATGTTTGGCTTGTTGTACATGAGCATACGCCCAGGGATATCGTAGAGGGAAAAGCTCAACGGCAGCGAGTGGATCACCACCAAGGAGTGAGCGCGCTGGTGCTTCTGCCATTGCTGTTGCCTCCTTCTTCCGCGTCTGTGTTCATCACTTTGCCGGGGCTACTGGCAGCTCTCGCACGTGCCGTCGAGGCTGCAATGGGCGCCATTTGCGCTATGCATGCTGTTCTGTGCTAGCACGTCTTGCTCAGCGAGTTGCACCCACTGTGGGCGTCGCCGTGCCTTGTTCACCGCAACCGTCGACTGTTCTGCCTGCATGCGTGGCTGGACGAAGCAGTAATAGGTGCTCTTGAGACCTTTGCGCCATGCTGTGAGATAGACCTCGCTCAGCTGTCCAGGGCGGTCGGCATGGTGGTACAGGTTGCGGCTTACACCCATGTCAACCCACTTCTGGACGCGTGCCGCAACCTCAATGTAGGCTTCGGGCGTGATCTGGTAGGCAGTGGGGAAGCGGTCGACGAGATCTGGCGGGCATTCGGGAATCTGCCGTAGGTCGCCACGGGCTTCGATGAGTCGGGGCACGAGTGCGGTCCATAACCCGCGCTGACGCAAGCTCTCCACCAGCACTGGGTTAATTTCAAGGAACTTGCCCGAGAGCGTCTGCCGGCTGAACACATTGCTGTAATACGGGTCGAGACTTGGTGTGGTCCCTGCGATCAAGGCAATCGTTGCCGTTGGGGCAATAGCCATCACCGCGCCATTCCGCATCCCACGTCGCACGCGTTCCCGAACAACGTCCCAGTCCAGCCGCATGGTGCGATCGACCGCGATCGGCTGCTCGCGTCGCTCATCGAGTTCGGCGATGGTGTCAATCGGCACTTGTCCGCGTGCCCAGCGGCTCTGGGCGAAGGTTGGGAAGCTCCCGCGCTCGCCTGCGAGTTCGTGACTAGCCAAAATCGCGTGGTAACTCACGAACTCAGCGAGCTGATCGGCGAGTTCAGCTGCTGCTGGGGCGTTGTACGACAGCCCTTGCCGGGCTAACACTTCAGCAAAGCCCATCATCCCCAGCCCAACTGGTCGATTCCGCAGATTGCTCGCTTCGGCTCGTGGTGAGGGATAGAGGTTGAGATCGATCACATTGTCCAACGCTCGCATGGCAAGTCGCACTGTGTGAGCCAGTTGATCCCAGTCCATCGTGCCGTCGGCTCGCAGGTGGCGTGCGAGGTTCACACTGCCGAGGTTGCAAACGGCAACCTCCTCGTGACTTGTTGGCAAGAAGATTTCGGTGCAAAGATTGCTTGAGTGGATCATGCCGGCCAACATAGCGCGATGGTTTGCCGTGTCCTTGAACGTGATCCAGGGATGGCCGGTTTCCATGAGGCTGGCGAGTATCTGCAGCCAAAGTTCGCGAGCTGGCAGGCGCCGCCAGGCGCGGCGCGGTAGCTCGCCGTTCGCAGCCTGTTGGCAGAGGGTGCGGTAGCGCGCGCTGAATGCTTCGCCGAACAACTCGGGGAGTTCGGGCGCAACAGCCGGGTCGAAGAGGTACCAGTCGGCATCAGCCTCGACACGTCGGAAGAATTCATCGGGGATCCATAGCGCAGTGTTGAGCGACGGTGTGCGTCGATAGGGATCGCCAGCATTGCGCCGTAGGTCGAGGAAGGCTTCGACTTCCAGGTGCCACGGCTCGAGATAAACACACATGGTGCCGCGTCGCCGTCCACCTTGGCTCACTGAGGCAAGCAGTGCGTCATAGAGGTGGAGGAAGGGAATCAGGCCACCACTCGTACCGTTGATGCCCTTGACCGGTGAGCCAACCGCGCGAATCTTGCTTACTGCCGTGCCGATCCCACCCGCATATTTGGCGAGCATCCCAAATTCGTGTGCCGAACTGAGGATGCTTTCCAGACTGTCTTCGACTTCAGCGAGGTAGCAGGAAGCCAATTGGTGATGCGGTGTGCCGGCATTGAAGAGCGTTGGCGTGCTCGGTACGTAGTGCAGCGTACTCATCAGCTTATACCAGCGGAGCGCCCACTGCTCACGTTCCCCGCGTGGTTCGCGCAACGCCAAACCCATGGCTACCCGCATCCAGAGCGCTTGCGGGGCTTCAAGAAGCTGCCGCGTTTCGGGATGACGCACAAGATAGCGATCAGCCAGTGTTGCCAGTGCAACGTAGCTCAGAAGGGCATCCCGTTCCGGGACAATGGCTTGCGCTAGCAACTCAAGGTCGTAGTCAAGTAGGGCTGGATCAAGCGCACCGACTTCGACGCCGTACCGTACATACGTCGGAAAGTAGTCACGGTAGGCAAGGTGTGGCTGCCCAGCAATCTCCAATGCGATCTTCGCCAGCAACGCTCGCGCGGCGTCAGCCTGTGCTTCAGGCTCTTCTGGCAGGCGCTGGAGGGAGTCAAGAATGCGCTGTTCGAGCCACGCAGCTGATGGTACGGCCTCAGTGTGCAACGACGTCGCCAGCGATGCAGGTGCGCGGAGTTCTGCAACCATGGTGTCCTCCCTTCAGTGTGAGTTCAGGCGGGTGACGTGATGCCGATGGTCACACCACGCCGTGTGTTCCCGGGAATGCGCATGCCCACACGGCGACGGCATCCGTGTTGTCGCGAGCCTCCACGACCGACAGTGCGGTCATCTGCGGCACGCTGCATTGCGCCCACCCGCGAGACGCAATCGCAGCCAGAGGGGAGCGAGTCGGTCTTCGGGCTTGCGGATCACCCTACTTGCCGCGTCTTCCCAGCGGAGTTTCCGCCAGTGACACGCGAGTGCGCCTGGGGTGACGCCTCGCTGCGGCGTTCGTCCCCGCTCACCGCTGCGGGGCAGCGCCGGATTTGCACCGGACTTCCCGGCACTCGCTCCCGGCCGGGCCACAAGATGCTGAGTGTTTCTCGCTGTTTGCCCCTGCATCTTGTGGTCATCCCCTAGTCTAGTCAGGCGTCAAGGAAGCGGCAAGGGTTGCCAGGGAGGCAAGGAGACATAATCCGAGGCGGGCTTTCGCTCGTCTTCAGCGGATTTGCTGCGAAGGGCCAATGGTGCTGCTGGCCAACCTGTCACAGTGTGGCAGGTTGGCCATGGTGTCGAGATGGCTTGACATCGACGGTTTAGGACGTGCGGGGTTGTAGGTGGGTGCTTGGAGCAGTGCCACAGTGCGTTGCTGAAAGACTCCGTAAGCGCAGCGAATTGGTGACGACGAAGACTGAACTGAAGGCCATAGCACCAGCAGCAAGCATCGGGTTCAGTAGCCCGACTGCAGCAACCGGGATAAGAATGACATTGTACGCGAATGCCCAGAAGAGGTTCCAGCGAATCGTCCGCAGCGTGCGCCGCGCTAACGTTAGCGCGGTGACTACGCCGCGCACGTCGCCGCCGATCAGGACGATGTCGCCGCTTTCAATTGCGATGTCCGTCCCAGTCCCTATCGCGATTCCAACGTCGGCTTGTGCAAGCGCCGGGGCATCGTTAATCCCGTCGCCAACCATGCCGACACGTTCACCTTGTGCTTGGAGCGTTCGTACGATCTCGGCCTTCTGCTGAGGTAGCACTTCCGCGATCACGCGGTCGATCCCGAGTTGGGATGCAATAGCCTTGGCCGTCGCTGTGGTGTCACCGGTTACCAGCACAAGGGAAAGTCCCAGAGCACGAAGTGCCTCGACAGCCTCACGGCTGCCCGGCTTGAGGGTGTCAGCCAGGGCGAGGACTCCCACGACTTGGTGAGAGCGCGCGACAAGGACCGCGGTCTTCCCCTCGGCAGCCAGCTTGGCGACGATCGCCTGCGCTTCGCCGAGCGCAATG from the Thermorudis peleae genome contains:
- a CDS encoding thiolase family protein — protein: MREAVILSAVRSPVARGKPDGALAHVHPVDLSAAVMRAAVERAGVDPGKLDDVLWGCAMPEASQGLNVARLSILRAGFPTSVPGATVNRFCSSGLQTIAMAAQSIMTGMADLVLAGGVEMMSQMPMSGYHTRIHPELTEAYIGMGFTAERVAERWGIPREEQDAYALESHRKAAQAWDAGLFDDEIVPIPVGTDGDGQTRWFTRDETIRPDTSLEKLAALRPAFKVNGTVTAGNSSPYSDGAAAVVLASREFAEAHGLQPLARFVTFAVAGVDPDIMGIGPARAIPKALARAGIDLDDLKRIELNEAFAAQVLAVIKEAELPRERLNIQGGAIALGHPLGATGAKLTATLVHALRREGGGYGMVTMCIGGGMGAAGIFEVFANGKASR
- a CDS encoding acyl-CoA dehydrogenase family protein, with protein sequence MDFQLTPEQQALRDRARAFAEREILPVAAKYDREEAHPHEVILRARAEGLTELGIPREYGGPGLGALDVAIVSEQFAWACPGMATALGMNGLAAEPIIIAGTEEQKRRWLPRLTQGEYASYAVTEPDAGSDVASMTTRAERRGDHYVINGVKRWIGNAPHANFMVVFAKTDPSAGHRGISAFIVERDTPGIEVRKLHKFGQRAVQNGEITFTDVVVPAENRLGNEGDGFLIAMKVFDRTRPMVAAFGVGVIQRCLDESLRYALQRRTMGQPIIQHQAVGHKIAEMQIRLNAARWLTYHAAWLADQGQRNTLEAALAKAFAADSAMWAATEAMQIFGGNSYSIDYPIEKIFRDTKLLQIYEGTSEIQRNIIVRELAKAAIAAATAAAGVPAF
- a CDS encoding long-chain fatty acid--CoA ligase, with product MLRGLMMDYQLTLPAMLRRAETFFPHKEIVTRLPNKELFRYTYADMARRTKQLALALQRLGVQEGDRVATLCWNHHQHLEAYFGIPATGAVLHTLNLRLPPDDLAYIINHAEDRVILVDQILLPVFERVRDRVQPEHVIVVGAAGPVPEGMLDYEQLLAAEDPNAFTYRELNEWQAAAMCYTSGTTGRPKGVLYSHRAIVLHSLVSALPDCTALSESDVLMPVVPMFHVNAWGMPFTATMLGAKQVFPGPHLDPQSLAELIHQERVTFTAGVPTIWLGLLQFLDKHPGEYDLSSLRAITSGGQAAPEAMIRGFQERHGIHVYTGWGMTETTPIGLLVGQTKELLERPLDEQYRYRAKAGRPLPFFEVRIRNENGIAPWDGKTMGELEVRAPWVASAYYNYPEGASSFTEDGWLRTGDIATIDPEGWVEIQDRAKDVVKSGGEWISSVRLENALMAHPAVAEAAVVPAEHPKWLERPIALVVLKEGQHATPEELRAFLEQQFPRWWLPDAFIFVPEIPKTSTGKFLKAALRDQYRKYLIESGLAVTPSSE
- a CDS encoding ribonucleotide-diphosphate reductase subunit beta, with amino-acid sequence MAEAPARSLLGGDPLAAVELFPLRYPWAYAHVQQAKHNTWFPEEVPLHDDVRDWHERLSDEERRAVEMFLGFFNPMESLVTTNLLLSLYRPITAPEVRLYLARQAWEEANHTMAFEYVIKTLPVDRARVFALHTDHPDVAAKEAFQRRLIEGWLVEPDISTVEGVQRLCHNLIGFFVVLEGIFFYSGFALALAFRQRNLLRGLCSIVDWVLKDESLHLSFGIHLITTLLEEHPEIMTPAFAQTVQQLILEAVELEERYNRAVLPQPIIGLSADALNGYVRYVADRRLEELGLPAAFGNPNPLKWMATQLDVPELVNFFEARNVHYEVGRERS
- a CDS encoding ribonucleoside-diphosphate reductase subunit alpha, which encodes MVAELRAPASLATSLHTEAVPSAAWLEQRILDSLQRLPEEPEAQADAARALLAKIALEIAGQPHLAYRDYFPTYVRYGVEVGALDPALLDYDLELLAQAIVPERDALLSYVALATLADRYLVRHPETRQLLEAPQALWMRVAMGLALREPRGEREQWALRWYKLMSTLHYVPSTPTLFNAGTPHHQLASCYLAEVEDSLESILSSAHEFGMLAKYAGGIGTAVSKIRAVGSPVKGINGTSGGLIPFLHLYDALLASVSQGGRRRGTMCVYLEPWHLEVEAFLDLRRNAGDPYRRTPSLNTALWIPDEFFRRVEADADWYLFDPAVAPELPELFGEAFSARYRTLCQQAANGELPRRAWRRLPARELWLQILASLMETGHPWITFKDTANHRAMLAGMIHSSNLCTEIFLPTSHEEVAVCNLGSVNLARHLRADGTMDWDQLAHTVRLAMRALDNVIDLNLYPSPRAEASNLRNRPVGLGMMGFAEVLARQGLSYNAPAAAELADQLAEFVSYHAILASHELAGERGSFPTFAQSRWARGQVPIDTIAELDERREQPIAVDRTMRLDWDVVRERVRRGMRNGAVMAIAPTATIALIAGTTPSLDPYYSNVFSRQTLSGKFLEINPVLVESLRQRGLWTALVPRLIEARGDLRQIPECPPDLVDRFPTAYQITPEAYIEVAARVQKWVDMGVSRNLYHHADRPGQLSEVYLTAWRKGLKSTYYCFVQPRMQAEQSTVAVNKARRRPQWVQLAEQDVLAQNSMHSANGAHCSLDGTCESCQ